Proteins co-encoded in one Lysobacter solisilvae genomic window:
- a CDS encoding carbohydrate kinase family protein: MSALICGSLAYDTIMVFPDQFKNHILPDKVHILNVSFLVPRMRREFGGCAGNIAYNLKLLGGDPIPMATVGQDFGPYRDWFAEQAIPLDHVKVIDELFTPQAFITTDHDNNQITAFHPGAMMRSYENHVRDVPGVTFGIVSPDGREGMLQNAKEFAEAGIPFIFDPGQAMPLFNGAELREFIDLAQYVTVNDYESNLLQERTGWDEKEIAAKVKAYITTRGPQGALIYADGKLHDIPPAHERRVTDPTGCGDAFRAGLIFGIEKGYDWTTIGRIGNLMGALKVEHPGTQNQRFDYEEFAEQFKQQFGYAL; this comes from the coding sequence ATGTCAGCCCTGATCTGCGGCTCGCTGGCCTACGACACCATCATGGTGTTCCCGGACCAGTTCAAGAACCACATCCTCCCGGACAAGGTGCACATCCTCAACGTGTCCTTCCTGGTGCCGCGGATGCGCCGCGAATTCGGCGGCTGCGCCGGCAACATCGCCTACAACCTCAAGCTGCTGGGCGGCGACCCGATCCCGATGGCCACGGTCGGCCAGGACTTCGGTCCCTACCGCGACTGGTTCGCCGAGCAGGCCATCCCGCTCGACCATGTGAAGGTGATCGACGAGCTGTTCACGCCGCAGGCGTTCATCACCACCGACCACGACAACAACCAGATCACCGCCTTCCACCCGGGCGCGATGATGCGTTCCTACGAGAACCACGTGCGCGACGTGCCGGGCGTCACCTTCGGCATCGTCAGCCCCGACGGGCGTGAAGGCATGCTGCAGAACGCGAAGGAATTCGCGGAGGCCGGCATCCCCTTCATCTTCGATCCCGGCCAGGCGATGCCGCTGTTCAACGGCGCCGAACTGCGCGAGTTCATCGACCTGGCGCAATACGTCACGGTCAACGACTACGAATCCAATCTGCTGCAGGAACGCACCGGCTGGGACGAGAAGGAAATCGCCGCCAAGGTGAAGGCCTACATCACCACGCGCGGCCCGCAGGGCGCGCTGATCTACGCCGACGGCAAGCTCCACGACATCCCGCCGGCCCACGAGCGCCGCGTCACCGATCCGACCGGTTGCGGCGACGCGTTCCGCGCCGGCCTGATCTTCGGCATCGAGAAGGGCTACGACTGGACCACGATCGGCCGCATCGGCAACCTGATGGGCGCGCTGAAGGTGGAACACCCCGGCACGCAGAACCAGCGCTTCGATTACGAAGAATTCGCCGAGCAGTTCAAGCAGCAGTTCGGCTACGCGTTGTGA
- a CDS encoding aminoacyl-tRNA deacylase — MLSPRLHNLLDERHAPYETLVHDRTVTAHETAAAAHVARQQFAKTVMLKVDGRLAMMVMPASYRIDLTRLSRALGGGMVELAGETEFSDAFPDCELGAMPPFGHLYGMPVYVDSRLAQQPEIAFNAGSHTDAVRMPYEEFEKLAQPELLWLAHVM; from the coding sequence ATGCTTTCCCCACGCCTGCATAATCTGCTCGACGAGCGCCACGCGCCGTACGAGACGCTGGTGCACGACCGCACCGTCACCGCACACGAAACCGCCGCCGCCGCGCACGTGGCGCGCCAGCAGTTCGCCAAGACCGTGATGCTCAAGGTCGACGGCAGGCTCGCGATGATGGTGATGCCCGCCTCCTACCGCATCGACCTGACCCGCCTGTCGCGCGCGCTGGGCGGCGGCATGGTCGAACTGGCGGGCGAAACCGAATTCAGCGACGCCTTCCCTGATTGCGAGCTCGGTGCGATGCCGCCGTTCGGCCACCTCTATGGCATGCCGGTGTACGTCGACTCCCGCCTGGCGCAGCAGCCGGAAATCGCCTTCAACGCCGGCTCGCACACCGATGCGGTGCGCATGCCCTACGAAGAGTTCGAGAAGCTCGCCCAGCCCGAACTGCTGTGGCTGGCGCACGTGATGTAG
- a CDS encoding rod shape-determining protein, whose amino-acid sequence MFKKFRGMFSNDLSIDLGTANTLIYVRGQGIVLNEPSVVAVRQDRVIGGNRSVAAVGAEAKQMLGRTPGHISTIRPMKDGVIADFTYTEEMLKHFIRKVHKSRFLRPSPRVLVCVPCGSTQVERRAIKESAEEAGAREVYLIEEPMAAAIGAGMPVTEARGSMVVDIGGGTTEVAVIALNGIVYSQSVRIGGDRFDEAIISYVRRTYGTLIGETTAERIKLEIGCAVPQKDPRAMEVSGRNLAEGVPKMVKLNANEVHEALREPLSGIVAAIRLALEQTPPELCADVAERGIVLTGGGALLRDLDRLISEETGLHVQVADDPLTCVARGGGRALELVDMHGNEFFAPEY is encoded by the coding sequence ATGTTCAAGAAGTTTCGCGGCATGTTCTCCAATGACCTGTCCATCGACCTGGGCACGGCCAACACCCTCATCTATGTCCGCGGGCAGGGAATCGTGCTGAACGAGCCGTCCGTGGTCGCGGTGCGCCAGGACCGCGTGATCGGCGGCAACCGCTCCGTGGCGGCGGTCGGCGCGGAGGCCAAGCAGATGCTCGGCCGCACCCCGGGCCACATCAGCACGATCCGGCCGATGAAGGACGGCGTCATCGCCGACTTCACCTACACCGAGGAAATGCTCAAGCACTTCATCCGCAAGGTGCACAAGTCGCGCTTCCTGCGTCCCAGCCCCCGCGTGCTGGTCTGCGTGCCCTGCGGCTCGACCCAGGTCGAGCGCCGCGCGATCAAGGAATCGGCCGAAGAGGCCGGCGCCCGCGAGGTCTACCTGATCGAGGAGCCCATGGCGGCCGCCATCGGCGCCGGCATGCCGGTGACCGAGGCCCGTGGCTCGATGGTGGTCGACATCGGCGGCGGCACCACCGAGGTGGCGGTGATCGCCCTCAACGGCATCGTCTACTCGCAGTCGGTCCGCATCGGCGGCGACCGCTTCGACGAGGCCATCATCAGCTACGTCCGCCGCACCTACGGCACCCTGATCGGCGAGACCACCGCCGAGCGCATCAAGCTCGAGATCGGCTGCGCGGTGCCGCAGAAGGACCCGCGCGCCATGGAAGTCTCCGGCCGCAACCTGGCCGAGGGCGTGCCGAAGATGGTCAAGCTCAATGCCAACGAGGTCCACGAAGCCCTGCGCGAACCGCTGTCCGGGATCGTGGCGGCCATCCGCCTGGCCCTCGAGCAGACCCCGCCGGAACTGTGCGCCGACGTCGCCGAGCGCGGCATCGTGCTCACTGGCGGCGGCGCGCTGCTGCGCGACCTGGACCGCCTGATCAGCGAGGAAACCGGCCTGCACGTGCAGGTGGCGGACGACCCGCTGACCTGCGTGGCCCGCGGTGGCGGCCGTGCGCTGGAACTGGTGGACATGCACGGCAACGAGTTCTTCGCGCCAGAGTATTGA
- the mreD gene encoding rod shape-determining protein MreD: MMRPRSPWVKPLSLLVALLLMLLPMPQALLPLRPYWLALAMAYWVMEDPDHAGMGFAFLIGLAADLVVGSLLGEHALRLVVMTFILQRFRARLRFFPIWQQSLAIGGLLLNDRIVTAALHLTLGVPTSPPLAWAAPVIGMVLWVPVFAILDSLRLGTWRRR, translated from the coding sequence CTGATGCGCCCGCGTTCGCCCTGGGTCAAGCCCTTGAGCCTGCTGGTGGCCCTGCTGCTGATGCTGCTGCCGATGCCGCAGGCGCTGCTGCCGCTGCGCCCGTACTGGCTGGCCCTCGCCATGGCCTACTGGGTGATGGAGGATCCCGACCACGCCGGCATGGGCTTCGCCTTCCTCATCGGCCTGGCCGCCGACCTGGTGGTGGGCAGCCTGCTGGGTGAACACGCGCTGCGCCTGGTGGTGATGACCTTCATCCTGCAGCGCTTCCGGGCCCGGCTGCGGTTCTTCCCGATCTGGCAGCAATCGCTGGCCATCGGTGGTCTGTTGTTGAATGACCGCATCGTCACCGCCGCGCTGCATCTCACCCTGGGCGTGCCCACGTCGCCGCCGCTGGCCTGGGCCGCGCCGGTCATCGGCATGGTGCTGTGGGTGCCGGTGTTCGCCATCCTCGACAGCCTGCGCCTGGGCACCTGGCGCAGGCGCTGA
- the rodA gene encoding rod shape-determining protein RodA yields the protein MRYLLRWLFDLVLRFTRTLDLPLLGALLALMGIGLAVLYSAGDQSPKLVIAQGARFGVGLGFMWLLSRMPPAQLRNWTPWVYAISLVPLVAVLFLGTGKHGRHWINLGVFYFQPAELLKLSLPMMAAWYLNRRPLPPKLGVVLMAAVIIGAPTGLILMQPDFGTAMLVGISGAFVLYLAGLPWWWFGAALASVAAIAPVAWLWLLRPYQKDRILTFLNPESDPLGTGWNIIQSKIAIGGGGFTGKGWGEGSQSHLDYIPEHTTDFIFAVLSEEFGWIGVITVLALYLFVIGRCLWIAAGARDGYSRLIAGALGLAFCVYVIVNGGMIAGLLPVVGVPMPLLSYGGTSAVSLLAGLGVVMAVQAHRPVHTR from the coding sequence ATGAGATACCTGCTGCGCTGGCTGTTCGACTTGGTGCTGCGCTTCACGCGCACCCTCGACCTGCCGCTGCTGGGCGCGCTGCTCGCGCTGATGGGCATCGGCCTGGCCGTGCTCTACAGCGCCGGCGACCAGTCGCCGAAGCTGGTGATCGCCCAGGGCGCGCGCTTTGGCGTCGGACTGGGCTTCATGTGGCTGCTGTCGCGCATGCCGCCGGCGCAGCTGCGCAACTGGACGCCGTGGGTCTATGCGATCTCGCTGGTGCCGCTGGTCGCGGTGCTGTTCCTGGGCACGGGCAAGCACGGCCGGCACTGGATCAACCTGGGCGTGTTCTATTTCCAGCCGGCCGAACTGCTCAAGCTCAGCCTGCCGATGATGGCCGCGTGGTACCTCAATCGCCGGCCACTGCCGCCCAAGCTGGGCGTGGTGCTGATGGCGGCCGTGATCATCGGCGCACCCACGGGGCTGATCCTGATGCAGCCCGACTTCGGCACCGCCATGCTGGTCGGCATCAGCGGTGCCTTCGTGCTCTATCTGGCGGGATTGCCGTGGTGGTGGTTCGGTGCGGCGCTGGCCTCGGTGGCGGCGATCGCGCCCGTGGCCTGGCTGTGGCTGCTGCGGCCGTACCAGAAGGACCGCATCCTCACCTTCCTCAATCCCGAATCCGATCCGCTCGGCACCGGCTGGAACATCATCCAGTCCAAGATCGCCATCGGCGGCGGCGGCTTCACCGGCAAGGGCTGGGGCGAGGGCTCGCAGTCGCACCTGGACTACATCCCCGAGCACACGACCGACTTCATCTTCGCCGTGCTGAGCGAGGAGTTCGGCTGGATCGGCGTCATCACCGTGCTGGCGTTGTACCTGTTCGTGATCGGCCGCTGCCTGTGGATCGCGGCCGGCGCGCGTGACGGCTATTCGCGCCTGATCGCCGGCGCGCTCGGGCTCGCGTTCTGCGTCTACGTGATCGTCAACGGCGGCATGATCGCGGGCCTGCTGCCGGTGGTGGGCGTGCCGATGCCGCTGCTCAGTTATGGCGGCACGTCCGCCGTTTCGCTGCTGGCGGGCCTGGGCGTGGTGATGGCGGTGCAGGCGCACCGGCCGGTGCATACGCGCTGA
- a CDS encoding septal ring lytic transglycosylase RlpA family protein, with translation MKALLAMMLALGLTACAGAPPRASAPPPAAKSSASPAAAAAGRKVSPYAPAQEDHSKRGNYVAGGLYAPGERDSVPGELPDVDAIPEPEVTDEPRSAVGNRKSYTVLGKRYQVMDSARDFVETGTASFYGNKFHGRRTSNMEVYDMYTFSAAHKTLPLPSFARVTNLDNGKSVVVRVNDRGPFHPGRVIDLSYAAAAKLGYVSKGTARVEVRALTPGETEPTFASARNNPPPAPRTAAPAAGSAMDKLVAAIPVARAAAADTPGPRTQASDYRFDMRQDGRTMTADEFEAWMKKRRVRVATGKPGTPDVRADASTDATPDDRTVALPVPVAAAPANGAPSTPAVGAVQTGEAVTLQVAAFSARANADRALAMLQGAGIGQARLHDVDSNGQKVWRLRVGPLAADQAPELAARIRGLGFGPPQRVRE, from the coding sequence ATGAAGGCGCTGCTGGCCATGATGCTGGCGCTGGGCCTGACGGCCTGCGCCGGCGCTCCTCCCCGCGCATCGGCGCCGCCGCCCGCGGCGAAGTCCTCCGCATCCCCGGCCGCTGCCGCCGCCGGCCGCAAGGTCTCGCCTTACGCCCCGGCGCAGGAAGACCACAGCAAGCGCGGCAACTACGTCGCCGGCGGTCTGTACGCGCCCGGCGAGCGCGACAGCGTCCCCGGTGAGTTGCCCGACGTCGATGCCATTCCCGAGCCCGAGGTGACGGACGAACCGCGCTCCGCCGTCGGCAACCGCAAGTCCTACACGGTCCTGGGCAAGCGCTACCAAGTGATGGACAGCGCGCGCGATTTCGTGGAGACCGGCACCGCTTCGTTCTACGGCAACAAATTCCACGGCCGGCGGACCTCCAACATGGAGGTCTACGACATGTACACCTTCAGCGCCGCGCACAAGACGTTGCCGCTCCCCAGCTTCGCGCGCGTCACCAACCTGGACAACGGCAAGTCGGTCGTGGTGCGCGTCAACGACCGCGGTCCCTTCCATCCCGGGCGCGTGATCGACCTCAGCTACGCCGCCGCGGCCAAGCTGGGCTACGTCAGCAAGGGCACGGCGCGCGTGGAAGTGCGCGCGCTGACGCCCGGCGAGACCGAGCCGACCTTCGCCAGCGCCCGCAACAATCCGCCGCCGGCACCACGCACCGCCGCGCCCGCCGCGGGCAGCGCGATGGACAAGCTGGTCGCGGCCATCCCCGTGGCCCGCGCCGCCGCGGCCGATACGCCGGGCCCGCGCACGCAGGCCAGCGATTACCGCTTCGACATGCGCCAGGACGGCCGCACCATGACCGCCGACGAGTTCGAGGCCTGGATGAAGAAGCGCCGCGTCCGCGTGGCGACGGGCAAGCCCGGCACCCCGGACGTCCGCGCCGACGCCAGCACCGACGCCACCCCGGACGACCGAACCGTCGCGCTGCCCGTCCCTGTGGCGGCCGCACCGGCGAACGGGGCGCCTTCCACGCCCGCCGTCGGCGCCGTGCAGACCGGTGAGGCCGTGACGCTGCAGGTCGCCGCGTTTTCGGCGCGCGCCAATGCCGACCGGGCGCTGGCCATGCTGCAGGGCGCGGGCATCGGCCAGGCGCGGCTGCACGATGTCGACAGCAATGGACAGAAGGTGTGGCGCCTGCGCGTGGGCCCGCTCGCGGCCGACCAGGCGCCGGAACTGGCCGCCCGTATCCGGGGTCTGGGCTTCGGACCGCCGCAACGCGTGCGGGAGTAG
- the mrdA gene encoding penicillin-binding protein 2 has product MNSLRPRRRVLKNAAMEAEQFRRRAALAFMGVVLALAGLSLWYFRLQVWQHSEYATRSEENRIKLRPVVPARGLIYDRKGRILADNVPAFRLDVTPKEAGPVEDWLPQLQRIVALTPEDIANYQASRHVARGFKPVTLKLRVTEEEAARFAVDRWRFPGIELQSYLNRRYLHGELTSHVIGYVGRIDAADMKTLSGGETALSHIGKTGLERYYEKALRGQVGFEKIVTNVDGRPMYSAGRDPAKPGADLRLSIDLDLQQAMVTAFGDKDGSAVAVDPRTGEILAMVSLPAYDANLFVNGISHTHYKALTTNPSRPLFNRNVLGGGPPGSTVKPLIGLAGLDSGLRTPEYKVFSTGTFYLPGTGRGWRDAHGGAGWTDLRKSISQSVNFYYYKLAYEMGIEKFDQYMYRYGFGQKSGIDLLGENVGVVPSPEWKAKRSKERWYPGETVNAGIGQGYWVATALQLARGTAAIANGGELRRLHLAAARRDGYDKPWAPLQQPVPERITDNAGHLRAVQEGMIATIHGGGTATAMARGAPYMMAGKTGTAQKISRKGSQSFDPHSLPYHLRHEALFVGYAPAENPTIAIAVVVEHGGFGGTAAAPIARKVFDAWLLGTMPEADENLTRSPQGGASLIPVEEPPEGTAAGHQTGPSTTAVAPGTRATGTPAAAAKVGANTGANATVPSPVVRPPLPGAAAGRNDTAPRPATTTEPVR; this is encoded by the coding sequence ATGAATTCCCTGCGACCGCGCCGGCGGGTGCTCAAGAACGCGGCGATGGAGGCCGAGCAGTTCCGCCGCCGCGCGGCGCTGGCGTTCATGGGCGTGGTCCTCGCCCTGGCCGGGCTGTCACTGTGGTACTTCCGCCTGCAGGTGTGGCAGCACAGCGAGTACGCCACGCGTTCGGAGGAAAACCGGATCAAGCTGCGCCCGGTCGTGCCGGCACGCGGCCTGATCTACGACCGCAAGGGCCGGATCCTGGCCGACAACGTGCCGGCGTTCCGCCTGGACGTGACGCCCAAGGAGGCCGGCCCGGTCGAGGACTGGCTGCCGCAGCTGCAGCGCATCGTCGCGCTGACGCCGGAAGACATCGCGAACTACCAGGCCAGCCGCCATGTCGCGCGGGGTTTCAAGCCCGTCACCCTGAAGCTGCGCGTCACCGAGGAAGAGGCGGCCCGCTTCGCGGTCGACCGCTGGCGCTTCCCGGGCATCGAGTTGCAGTCCTATCTCAACCGGCGCTACCTGCATGGCGAGCTGACCTCGCACGTGATCGGCTACGTCGGCCGCATCGACGCCGCGGACATGAAGACCCTCAGCGGCGGCGAGACCGCGCTGAGCCACATCGGCAAGACCGGCCTGGAGCGCTACTACGAAAAGGCGCTGCGCGGGCAGGTGGGCTTCGAGAAGATCGTCACCAACGTCGACGGCCGCCCGATGTATTCGGCCGGGCGCGACCCCGCCAAGCCCGGCGCCGACCTGCGCCTGAGCATCGACCTGGACCTGCAGCAGGCGATGGTCACCGCGTTCGGCGACAAGGACGGGTCGGCGGTGGCGGTGGATCCGCGCACCGGCGAGATCCTGGCGATGGTCAGCCTGCCGGCCTATGACGCGAACCTGTTCGTCAACGGCATCTCGCATACGCACTACAAGGCGCTGACCACCAATCCCTCGCGTCCGCTGTTCAACCGCAACGTGCTCGGTGGCGGCCCGCCGGGGTCGACCGTGAAGCCGCTGATCGGCCTGGCCGGCCTGGACAGCGGCCTGCGCACGCCCGAATACAAGGTGTTCTCCACCGGCACGTTCTACCTCCCCGGCACGGGGCGCGGCTGGCGCGATGCCCACGGCGGCGCGGGGTGGACGGACCTGCGCAAGTCGATCTCGCAGTCGGTCAACTTCTACTACTACAAGCTCGCCTACGAGATGGGCATCGAGAAGTTCGACCAGTACATGTACCGCTATGGCTTCGGCCAGAAGAGCGGCATCGACCTGCTGGGCGAGAACGTGGGCGTGGTGCCGTCGCCGGAATGGAAGGCCAAGCGGTCCAAGGAACGCTGGTACCCGGGCGAGACCGTGAACGCCGGCATCGGCCAGGGCTACTGGGTCGCCACCGCGCTGCAGCTGGCGCGCGGCACCGCCGCGATCGCCAATGGCGGCGAGCTGCGCCGCCTGCACCTGGCGGCCGCGCGCCGCGACGGCTACGACAAGCCGTGGGCCCCGTTGCAGCAGCCGGTGCCCGAGCGCATCACCGACAACGCCGGGCACCTGCGCGCGGTGCAGGAAGGCATGATCGCCACCATCCACGGCGGCGGCACGGCCACCGCCATGGCGCGCGGCGCGCCCTACATGATGGCCGGCAAGACCGGCACCGCGCAGAAGATCAGCCGCAAGGGCAGCCAGAGCTTCGATCCGCATTCGCTGCCTTACCACCTGCGCCACGAGGCCCTGTTCGTCGGCTACGCGCCGGCCGAGAACCCGACGATCGCCATCGCGGTCGTGGTCGAGCACGGCGGCTTCGGCGGCACCGCCGCCGCACCGATCGCACGCAAGGTATTCGATGCCTGGCTGCTCGGCACGATGCCGGAAGCCGACGAGAACCTCACCCGTTCGCCGCAGGGCGGCGCGTCGCTGATACCGGTTGAAGAGCCGCCGGAGGGCACGGCCGCGGGGCACCAGACCGGCCCGTCCACGACGGCAGTGGCACCTGGCACCCGTGCGACCGGCACTCCCGCGGCCGCCGCGAAGGTCGGCGCGAACACGGGCGCGAACGCCACCGTCCCGTCGCCCGTCGTGCGCCCGCCGTTGCCGGGCGCCGCGGCGGGTCGCAACGACACGGCGCCACGCCCCGCCACGACGACGGAGCCGGTGCGATGA
- the mreC gene encoding rod shape-determining protein MreC: MPSYAGPSASRSGDIAGSLRLLAYLALAVILIVLDHRGGWLSRARQQAQGVIQPLRTVAGVPGQLIGRVSDDAGTLGQLTTENRRLRNELLVTRARMARLATVSADNARLRGLLAAAEDGALDVQLVPVLNVDLDPTRQRLVLSAGAGEGVRAGQMVIDAGGVLGQIIDAGPLQSTVLLLTDPDHAIPVAVARNGVRLVAYGTGRVDQLALASVPLSSEVKVGDVLVTSGLGGRFAAGFPVGTITALRPDESRAFLVGDVRPAAQLDRGRDVLVLRTLPPRPVIVPAPPPAATPGEGAGQPGVRTASGAGSPAGPGSVSAAPTSAAAAAPARATTRPASPPPGEAAPVASPEAPPRREPALPPPPATTPSTTPSTTPSTTPSTTPSTTPSTTPSSPSNPAATTPAPTPAPAATSQERR; the protein is encoded by the coding sequence GTGCCTTCCTACGCCGGTCCCTCCGCCAGCCGCTCCGGCGACATCGCCGGCAGCCTGCGGCTGCTGGCCTACCTGGCGCTGGCCGTCATCCTGATCGTGCTCGACCACCGAGGCGGCTGGCTCAGCCGCGCGCGCCAGCAGGCGCAGGGCGTGATCCAGCCCCTGCGGACCGTGGCGGGCGTGCCGGGCCAGCTGATCGGCCGGGTGTCCGATGACGCCGGCACGCTGGGCCAGCTGACCACCGAGAACCGCCGCCTGCGCAACGAATTGCTGGTCACGCGGGCCCGCATGGCGCGCCTGGCCACGGTCAGCGCGGACAACGCCCGCCTGCGCGGCCTGCTCGCCGCCGCCGAGGACGGGGCGCTCGACGTCCAGCTGGTGCCGGTGCTCAACGTCGACCTCGATCCCACCCGCCAGCGCCTGGTGCTCAGCGCCGGCGCCGGCGAGGGCGTGCGCGCCGGGCAGATGGTGATCGACGCCGGCGGCGTGCTCGGCCAGATCATCGACGCCGGGCCGCTGCAGTCCACCGTGCTCCTGCTGACGGACCCCGACCACGCCATTCCGGTGGCGGTCGCCCGCAACGGCGTGCGCCTGGTCGCTTACGGCACCGGGCGCGTGGACCAGCTGGCCCTGGCCAGCGTGCCGCTTTCCAGCGAAGTGAAGGTGGGCGACGTGCTGGTGACCTCGGGGCTGGGCGGGCGTTTCGCCGCCGGGTTCCCGGTGGGCACCATCACCGCGCTGCGCCCCGACGAGAGCCGCGCGTTCCTCGTGGGCGACGTCAGGCCGGCCGCCCAGCTCGATCGCGGCCGCGACGTCCTGGTGCTGCGCACCCTGCCGCCGCGACCGGTCATCGTGCCCGCGCCGCCGCCGGCCGCCACGCCGGGTGAGGGCGCCGGCCAGCCCGGCGTGAGGACGGCATCCGGCGCCGGATCGCCTGCCGGCCCCGGGTCCGTATCGGCCGCGCCGACGTCCGCCGCCGCTGCCGCGCCGGCGAGGGCCACGACCCGGCCGGCTTCGCCGCCCCCGGGGGAGGCCGCCCCCGTCGCGAGCCCCGAGGCGCCGCCGCGCCGCGAACCGGCCCTGCCGCCGCCGCCCGCCACCACGCCGTCGACCACGCCGTCGACCACGCCGTCGACCACGCCGTCGACCACCCCGTCGACCACCCCGTCGACCACCCCGTCGTCGCCCTCCAATCCGGCGGCCACGACCCCAGCGCCGACCCCGGCGCCGGCTGCCACCTCGCAGGAGCGTCGCTGA
- a CDS encoding serine hydrolase domain-containing protein translates to MTWPRLRGRGPAIRRSATWVLAGLLAVLLPPAHAHASPTLHVQVEQALRETGTPGAVWATVDRDGRIHADAAGLRHAPSAARMRVDDKVHVGSVTKTLIATGLLQLASAGRVDLDAPLVRYLPGLVLRNPSPATPVRVRHLLDHTAGLDDMRLWQLFSTRATPDSPLSDAFTRDPSVLALRSRPGARASYSNMGYTLAAMVIESVTGERYEDWLDRELLRPLGMTDSTFHFRTQTRSPSLDTPDVDARVIPSLHDADPRLAWGHLDIHTPAPALPVYLRPAGQFTTTARDLAVFARFLLGDGRVDGRLLVRTDLLRAMGNATTTQAARAGLQAGYALGLRRRDRHGVVGLCHDGSVVGFHAMLCLFPEARGGGRAFVTVQNVDGDGVDTARFDALLIRALDIPFPPPVPAQAAPADVRAWEGYYVPAPNRFAAFAYLDYIFDRSHLSWDGAAFRLAPLQGPVRTLSPAGGRRLVAHDRRTPSHVLMIDADDGRLLGDGMRTWRRVDVRTHGLVAASLVFGLAGLLWFLVVVPVRALVGRERLRAPGVAAAWLLAAPAPAFLLQSYVQLGDRTVASLALYAATAALPALMAWQAWRSLRHRDGLARGRVSLVAALAVLQWCAVLIAWDMLPFALWR, encoded by the coding sequence ATGACGTGGCCGCGCCTGCGCGGCCGGGGGCCCGCAATCCGGCGTTCCGCGACCTGGGTCCTGGCGGGCCTGCTTGCGGTCCTGCTGCCGCCCGCGCACGCACACGCCTCGCCGACATTGCACGTACAGGTCGAGCAGGCGCTGCGTGAAACCGGTACGCCCGGCGCCGTCTGGGCCACGGTCGACCGCGACGGCCGCATCCACGCCGACGCGGCCGGTCTGCGGCACGCGCCCAGTGCCGCCCGCATGCGCGTCGACGACAAGGTGCACGTGGGGTCGGTCACCAAGACGCTGATCGCCACCGGGCTGCTGCAGCTGGCCAGCGCCGGCCGCGTGGACCTGGACGCTCCGCTCGTGCGCTACCTGCCCGGGCTGGTGCTGCGCAATCCCTCGCCAGCCACTCCGGTACGCGTGCGCCACCTGCTCGACCACACCGCCGGGCTCGACGACATGCGCCTGTGGCAGTTGTTCAGCACGCGCGCCACGCCCGATTCACCGCTGAGCGACGCGTTCACCCGCGATCCCTCGGTGCTGGCGCTGCGCTCGCGCCCGGGGGCGCGCGCGTCCTACTCGAACATGGGCTACACGCTGGCGGCGATGGTGATCGAGTCGGTCACGGGTGAACGCTACGAGGACTGGCTCGATCGCGAGCTGCTGCGTCCGCTGGGCATGACCGACAGCACGTTCCACTTCCGCACCCAGACCAGATCGCCGAGCCTCGACACGCCGGACGTCGATGCCCGCGTCATCCCCAGCCTCCACGACGCCGACCCGCGCCTGGCCTGGGGCCACCTCGACATCCACACGCCGGCCCCCGCCCTGCCCGTCTATCTGCGTCCCGCCGGCCAGTTCACGACCACGGCCCGTGACCTGGCCGTCTTCGCCCGCTTCCTGCTCGGCGATGGCCGCGTCGACGGTCGCCTGCTGGTGCGCACGGACCTGCTGCGCGCGATGGGAAATGCGACCACGACGCAGGCCGCCCGCGCCGGCCTGCAGGCCGGCTACGCACTCGGCCTGCGGCGCCGCGACCGCCACGGCGTGGTGGGCCTGTGCCACGACGGGAGCGTGGTCGGCTTCCACGCCATGCTCTGCCTGTTCCCCGAAGCGCGCGGCGGTGGCAGGGCATTCGTGACCGTGCAGAACGTCGACGGCGATGGCGTCGACACTGCACGCTTCGACGCCCTGCTCATCCGTGCGCTGGACATTCCCTTTCCACCGCCGGTGCCGGCGCAGGCCGCCCCCGCCGACGTGCGCGCATGGGAGGGCTACTACGTGCCGGCGCCGAACCGTTTCGCCGCCTTCGCCTACCTGGACTACATCTTCGACCGGTCACACCTGTCCTGGGACGGCGCGGCATTTCGCCTGGCGCCCCTGCAGGGGCCCGTGCGCACGCTCTCGCCCGCGGGCGGGCGACGCCTCGTCGCGCACGACCGGCGCACGCCCTCGCACGTGCTGATGATCGATGCAGACGACGGCCGGCTGCTCGGCGACGGCATGCGCACCTGGCGCCGCGTGGACGTGCGCACCCACGGCCTGGTGGCGGCCAGCCTGGTGTTCGGGCTTGCTGGCCTGCTGTGGTTCCTGGTCGTGGTGCCGGTACGCGCCCTCGTGGGCCGCGAACGCCTGCGCGCACCGGGCGTCGCTGCGGCCTGGCTGCTGGCGGCGCCGGCACCGGCGTTCCTGCTCCAGAGCTACGTGCAGCTGGGCGACCGGACCGTCGCCAGCCTGGCGCTGTACGCGGCCACCGCCGCGCTGCCCGCCCTGATGGCCTGGCAGGCCTGGCGCAGCCTGCGCCATCGCGACGGCCTGGCACGCGGGCGCGTCAGTCTCGTGGCCGCGCTGGCAGTCCTGCAGTGGTGTGCCGTGCTGATCGCCTGGGACATGCTGCCCTTCGCGCTCTGGCGCTGA